A region of the Halodesulfovibrio sp. MK-HDV genome:
CTACGAGTGCTGCGATAGGTACAATTTCAATGTACTGGGAAGTGAAGAGGATGAAGAAAAGCAGCGCCATTGCAGCAGTGATACCGGAAAGACGACCGCGGCCGCCGGAGGTGATGTTAATGATGCTCTGACCGATCATGGCACAGCCACCCATGCCGCCGAAAAATCCGTTAGCAATGTTGGCAATGCCCTGCGCAACACATTCCTTATTGCCGCGACCATGTGTGTCAGTCAGTTCGTCAATAAGGTTAAGGGTCATGAGTGATTCAATAAGACCGATTGATGCAAGGATGCATGCATAAGGAGCAATGAATATTAACGTATCCAAAGTCAAAGGAACCTGAGGAATAGCAAAGGTTGGCAGACCTGCTTTAATGCCGGTGCCGCCGTTTGACTGAATGAAAGAAAGTACTGTCTGGGTATCAATGTTTGCAAGAGTAACCAGCAAGGATACTGAAATGATTGCGATGAGAGCGCCCGGAGCTTTTGACCAGAGTTTAGGTATGAACAACAGAATCGCCATGGTGAGAACAACAAGTCCGCACATGGTGAGCATTGCGTCGCCCTGCAGCATTTCGCCGCCAACTTTGAACATTTTGAGCTGGGATAGGAAGATTACAATGGCAAGGCCGTTTACGAAGCCCATCATAACGGAGCGTGGAACCATACGTATAAGCTTGCCGAGTCTGAATGTGCCTGCAAGAATCTGAAGAAGACCCACAAACAGCAGGGTAATGAACAGGTACTGTAAACCGGCATATGAACCCGGTGTGCCGAGCGCATTACCTTCTGCCACAAGGTGAACCATAACTACAGCCATTGCGCCGGTTGCACCGGAGATCATTCCCGGTCTACCACCAAGAATAGACGTGATAAGGCACATCATGAATGCACCGTACAGGCCGACAATCGGTGAGATTCCAGCGACAAAAGAAAAAGCTACAGCTTCTGGAACCAACGCTAACGCAACGGTGAGTCCTGAAAAAATGTCTGCCTGAATGCTCCCCTGAGAGCTTGGTACCATGGAGTGGTTAGATTCCATTAAAACTTCCTTTTTATATGAGGCTGAATCCAGACGTTTGTATCTGACCAGCATAGAGAGGCAGCCGTTGCCCGACTGAAAAAAACATAAGGATACATTGAGCAGATGTGCGGCGCACAATAAAAAAGACAAGACATAGCGTCTTGCCTGCATTGCGACTGAACGATTTGTATCTGTATAAAAAATAGCTGCCGATATGTATTGAGCATGTGCTCAATTTTAAGGCGGAAGGGAGAACTAAGGAAGATTCATTGGGAAGTCAATTGAATACCTTGAAATAGCAATCAATAATATTGAAGAAGAATGTAGGAAAATTTTAACTCGTGAACAGTCTCAATTGCCTGAACGTAAAAAGCGCTTTAGTTCAAGCAGTTGAGACTGTTTCCGAGAACGCCTAGCTAGCGCGAAGACATGCAGCTGGCAGGGGACCGTCTGTAGTCTCCTTTGCTGCACGTGTAACTCTGCAATCATTACGCAGAGCTTCCTCGGCAGTGGCGTAGATGTGGTCTGTACCGATCTTTTCTAACAAATGAGCCTTCTGCAATACGGCAAGAACCGTTTTGTTTGCAGAGCATATTGAAAATTCGATGTTCTTAGCCTGAACTTTTTCAATAATAAGCTCTAATGCTTCCGCACCGGAACAGTCTACGTCGTTGATGCCACCAGCAGAGAGAACAATGTGCTTAAGCGAATCATTCTCTGAAATCTTTTCCGTAACGATATCCTCTAAGAAACTTGCGTTGGCGAAAAAGAGCGGACCTTCAAACTGGATTACGGAGATGTTTTTACAGTTTTCGAGTCCCGTGAGGGTGGTATCCCGA
Encoded here:
- a CDS encoding SulP family inorganic anion transporter; translation: MESNHSMVPSSQGSIQADIFSGLTVALALVPEAVAFSFVAGISPIVGLYGAFMMCLITSILGGRPGMISGATGAMAVVMVHLVAEGNALGTPGSYAGLQYLFITLLFVGLLQILAGTFRLGKLIRMVPRSVMMGFVNGLAIVIFLSQLKMFKVGGEMLQGDAMLTMCGLVVLTMAILLFIPKLWSKAPGALIAIISVSLLVTLANIDTQTVLSFIQSNGGTGIKAGLPTFAIPQVPLTLDTLIFIAPYACILASIGLIESLMTLNLIDELTDTHGRGNKECVAQGIANIANGFFGGMGGCAMIGQSIINITSGGRGRLSGITAAMALLFFILFTSQYIEIVPIAALVGVMFIVVIKTFAWSTFKIMNKVPKWDVVVIITVTFLTVKYDLAIAVLCGVVISALIFAWENALRIRARKFVDEHGIKHYQIYGPLFFGSTSLFMSKFDVKNDPQEVVIDFEESRIMDQSAIEIINKLAAQYQRAGKTVYFWHLSKDCVRLIEKAEKICVVNVLEDPDYFVAIDKYHELQTATVSEAA